In the genome of Hevea brasiliensis isolate MT/VB/25A 57/8 chromosome 14, ASM3005281v1, whole genome shotgun sequence, the window ACTACTTTATGTAGACGTGTGAAATATATGAAGTAATACTGTGTGGTCACTTACTGATTAACAAAAGTGTATTGATTTTCATGTTCCATAAATTCTCAGGCCTTGGTTGTTTTAGTGTCATTTTGTTGTAAATTGTTATCTGTTTAACTGGCTAAGCTAACATTCTCGGTAACTAGTTTCGAAGATCCAAGTTCTAACATATTAATTACAACATAATAGAAGCTTAGTTTATTTTTCCAATGCAAATTATGAGTGTTTTTGTGTtctgaaattgtttctaatggaaAATTTAAACAACGTATTGAATATATTAATTCCTTTCCAGATATCTGTCAATTGTTAAGGATGAGGGACTCGAAATATCACAGCCAGCCCTCGATCCTGCCAAGTCAGCAGTATCCCATCCAATTACTGCACGTCAACCAAAATCAAAGGTGCACAGGTCAGTGTAAATTAGTGTTTAGAGTGCTGAAATGGCTGCATATCTTTCTACGAAGTGGGGAGAGATCATCAGATTTGCTATCAATATTTTTTCTGTAGATGAAGAATAGTGCAAATGAATCTTAGTAATTGAAGGGGATGTGATCATTGTCATTAAACTATTTTGGCCGTTTTATTTTCTTGAACTTTTGACATGTGAAAGATTTAGAGTTGTTTATATATGTTTAGGACCTTCATGCTCCCGAGAGTTTAGCGAGAAAACTCAAGGACACCTGGTTTTGTTTATTGTGGCTAGTTTTCCTTGCTACTGATTACGATGTATTGTGGATTTGTTATGCTAAAATTGGGATGATGATGCTGCCTCTTCTTCGAATTTGTTTTCTACtgctcaaaatttaattcaatacaTAATTTGGATTTCCTTCTCATAGAGATAACGATTACAATCCTTCTGTCTTGTGCAAAATGGAGAATTCATGAAACTTGTGTTTGATTGGACTATTCTTAACTTGAAGTTTACTGCTGCCAATATATGCAAGAGTGAATTTTTAAGAACATGCTGATTTGGATAGAAGTATTTTGGGGTAGAATGGAGAATTAGTATGTGGTGATTGGTTTCGGTTCAAATTTGTCATAGGTACCGAAGAACATGGGCCCTATTGTGCTTTTAAAAAGAAAAGTCTATTGTATTTTCTATGTTATTTATTGTCATAACTAATTATGCACAGCTTATAAATTCTCTTTCTCTGAATAATGAATGTTGAATTTAGCTATAAACTATGTGTTTAACTAGGGTTATCTTTTAACAGAAGGATTTATAAATTTAAAGGCAGCGGAAGGTGTTATCACAACAGCACTTCTCCTCCTTGTATAGGGTAAATGATGACCAACTCTTATTACCTTTCATTTTGATTCAGAGTAGTTCACGTTCTACTACTTGGCAAAGAGAAGTTTCTTTTTAATAAATTGAACTATGAGTAAACTGCTGTCACCATGAAAGTAAGTACTGCTAATGCAGGTGGGTGGAAATGATGGCACCTGTCTTCTCTAGGGCAGCTTGGCAATGTGTATGGAATATGATCCAGGTATAATAGTTACTGTCTCAACAAGTCCTTTTCATATTGGAACCTGAGGGGGTGCTGGGGTGGTACTAGCACTCGATAAAGACATAATTGGCCATCCATAACTAAAAACTCAACGGCAATGTTATGTTAAAAAGTTACTACTGATGCTTGATTGATTATGTGACAAAATGGCTGGTAAATTGCTAATCGTACTGAATCAAACTTGATAGAGGTGGTATTTTTGTTCTGCCTTCAGTTATTCTATCCTCTGTACATTAGGCAGGCTATAGAATTACTAATGAATCCAAGTTGACCACCTTACTCGGTCAGTCATTATAGCCTATTTTGCATTGTCATCTCTATATCATCTCTGCCTTCATAATAATCATTAACCATGGATCTTTCACCTGTACAGAATGACTTGATCCATGCCTGGGGCTTGGATTTCCAGCTGGGCTATTGTGCGCAGGTAACGTTCCATATCCCGTGAATTTCCCTTTATGATTCCCTGTGGTATAAATGTGATAGTTATACTATTTTATAGGGTGATCGAACAAAAAATGTCGGTGTCGTTGATTCTGAGTACATAGTTCATCTGGGTCTTTTAACTCTTGGTGTCTTCAATGGAACTGAGGTGAGTCCTTGAATTCATATTAACAACACAAACAATTTTGGCACTGTCCCTTTTTCCTTCACTCTCTCTGAGGCATAGCTGGGACTGACCAGTTTACTTGTTCAAAATTCTTGAGCTGAACAATCACCAGGCCGACTACTTGTTCTTCTATTTTGTTTTAGTTCAGATCACAGCATATAGGTTGTTAGATCATGGTGCAAGAGTCCCAAGAATTTTTTCCTATTCTTGTTATGGTATTGAATTGTTGGAAATTATAGTAGTTGATCTCATGGCCGTAACAAATTTTATTTTCCTGTCTCTCTGCTTTTTCTTTTTTGTGTCCATAAAAAATCTTACCTTGTGACAGTCTTCTGtgtcaaaaaaataaataaaatttcatgctTGGCATTGCAGGCGCCGTCAGAGTCCCGTATAGTTGATAACAGATTAGCGGTACGTTTGGGTGATTATTTTCCATGCTAGCTTATGTTCTTGTTTCAGCGCGCATTGCAGAACTGCAAGATTATATTCTCTGTTTTCTTATTTACATTCTCAACAATGCTCGTATTTTCTAGAAGAATTTATGTGTTACCAATTGTTGAGGAGAACATTTTACTGAGTAATGATCTTTATACAGGTAAGAAAACAGTCCTCCATTGAAATGCAGATTTTCCGGGATAGATGGAGAAACGCCGTAAAGGAAGACAAATGTTGGGTAGATCCATTTCAACACTCAGAAAACCAGACTAGGATTTAAATTTGATTCCACTAAAGCCTTCAACTTGGGCATCATGTGAAGGTTGGCGGTCACATTTATTCATAACAGCAACAGATACTTGTACACACACCATCCATACAAGCTTTTCATGGGAAATATCTCAAAACAGCTGAAGTCAAGTATATCAATTACTAAAGGAGATTGAGATTGTGAATTTATGATTTCCTGGCTGCTTCTCCATAGCTAGTGCTGATCATATGTGGATGATCTCAGAGGTGTGGAACAGCCATTtcagaactcttttttttttatccttcaaATGAGAACTGGCAGATATGCCTCGTGTGAATTTTTTGAATAGTGTAAATACAATTTaattttgaaacttatgtaaattattttctttgaattatttTGTAgtcaataatttaaaatattttgaaaatgccgtttaaatttttatcaagtaATTTAGTTATCAATaacaaatgaaaattaattaaatctcCTTTTATTTCACGAAAAATGATTTgtatatgaaaaaaaatatttttcatgaaaatattttttgttatttagttgtaatgttaaattaataatatttatttattttatatatttataaatatattcacattttaataagatttttaaaatttagaaaataaaaaataattttatcttttaaaaaataaaagttactttatctaaaaataattaagttttcttttgattagaaaaatatttttcgttgatCAATTTTCGTGACTATCCCCAAacactaaaaaatataaaaaatatattttttctttgAAACAAACGGAGCCTTAattactatttaaaaaaaattacatctTAATTACGCATgaattgggttttttttttttttttttcatacccTTATAAAGAGCAGGGATTATTGAGTTCTAGTTTGGGTTTCTTTACTCTCCATTGAACAATTCATATACTCAATTAGACATGGGTTCGGTCTGGACTTGATCAGAATCAGCCTGGTCAAAATCGAACTGAAATCAGTCATTGTATTGAAATTcgtcaaatttaaatttaattattgcagTGAAATCGAATTAATTTTGATTGGCttgatttatttttaatcaaATCTATACtttttgctaaaaaaaaaattgacagcCTGATTAGATTAAATCAATCACAATTGAACCAAATGAAttgaatcaaaatcaaaatcaaatggTAACTTTTAGTCCAGTCTTGAGCCGATAAAGTTGAATTATGTAAGGAAATTCTCAGTAAAATTGTTCATAGCAATGTGAGATTGTAACAAATCTCAACTTCTCAATTATTGCTAATATATAGGTCTGATTTCAATTTTAGCCCGGATCGGACAACACCCAATTAAATGACGAAATTATTAAATTCTGAAAAATGATTACCCTTACAGCAAATTAGATGGGTACTGGGATGGGTACTGGGATGTATTttctcaaaaataaaataaaaaaaaagcatacctattttttttataattttaaattgtaatttattgtaaaataaaaatattaagtaatatatttaattatattttactaataaatttaaaatattatatttattatttaaaaattttgaaaagctGATTTATGTATTCCGCCTAATTTTTTTATTCCCCAGATTACTGTCATTTCCATTTTTCACAAACCCTCTCTAGGGTTTAAGGTTCTAAACTCTCTCCTGCTCTGCTTATCATCTCTCTCCTTAGAGGCCCAATGTCCTTCTACCGCGTCCTCCGTTGCTCCGCTGCCACCGCGGCTACCATCACCAAGTCCTTTCAACCTCTAATTCGCGCCCTCCACCACCTCACCCACTCTCCGACGACCACTTCCCAAACTTCCGACTCTAATGGCCCAATTTCATCCTTATCCAACCCCATTTCCTCTTCTCCCCTCCTCCCTAAATCCCACAGTTACGCCTTCTCCTCTGCTGAGGAAGCTGCCGCGGAACGCCGTAGACGCAAGCGACGCCTTCGCATCGAACCCCCCCCTCCATGCCCTTCAACGAAATTCTAACCCTCCGCCTCGCGATCCCAACGCGCCTCGTCTTCCGGACTCCACCAGTGCACTAGTCGGCCCGCGTCTCAACCTCCATAACCGAGTGCAATCTCTCATTCGCTCCTTCGATCTCGACAACGCCTCCCTCCTCGCTCGCAACGCCGTCTACACCAGAACTCGCCCCACTGTTTTCACCTGCAACGCGATCATCGCTGCAATGTATCGAGCCAAACGTTACAATGAGGCTATTGCGCTATTTAAGTACTTTTTTGAACAGCATGATATAGTTCCTAATGTTGTCTCgtataataatttgattaatgCACATTGTGACGAGGGGAGAGTAGATACTGCTCTGGAAATATATAGGGATATCATTGCAAATGCTCCTTTTAGTCCATCGCATGTTACTTACAAGCATTTGACAAAAGGTTTGATTGATGCTGGGAGGGTTGATGAGGCAGTTGGTTTGTTGAGAGAGATGCTGAACAAAGGGCACGGGGCTGATTCTTTGGTCTTTAACAATATAATTAAAGCGTTTTTAGACTTGGGGAGTTTGGAGAAGGCGAATGAGTTTTTCAGTGAGTTGACTGAGAGATGTCTATGGTATGATGGCACAGTTAATGCAACATTTATGGATTGGTGGTTTAAGCAAGGGAAGGATAAGGAGGCTGTGGAGAATTATAAGTCATTTATGGATAGGAAATTGAAGATTGCGCCTCCAACTGGAAATGCCCTCTTGGAGGTTTTACTAAGGTATGGGAAAAAAGAGGCGGCTGGGCCCTTATTTGAGTTAATGTTAGATAACCATACCCCGCCAACCAACCAAGGTGTAAATTCAGAAACTTTTAATATCATGGTGAATGAGTGTTTCAAGGAACGGGAGTTTGCTCAGGCAATTGATATGTTTAGGAAGGTGGGGACAAAG includes:
- the LOC110637773 gene encoding uncharacterized protein LOC110637773 isoform X2; the protein is MQSTTSNKCKDHCRPSGSEALPQGIVRKTSDFEMRPLWKNSMKDNKPKPSMNLLALAVGIKQKEQVDQIIKKFPLSEFIVMLFHYDGFVDKWRDLPWSDHVIHVSAVNQTKWWFAKRFLHPDIVAEYDYIFLWDEDLGVENFNPRRYLSIVKDEGLEISQPALDPAKSAVSHPITARQPKSKVHRRIYKFKGSGRCYHNSTSPPCIGWVEMMAPVFSRAAWQCVWNMIQNDLIHAWGLDFQLGYCAQGDRTKNVGVVDSEYIVHLGLLTLGVFNGTEAPSESRIVDNRLAVRKQSSIEMQIFRDRWRNAVKEDKCWVDPFQHSENQTRI